In Aggregatibacter sp. 2125159857, one DNA window encodes the following:
- a CDS encoding 5'-nucleotidase, lipoprotein e(P4) family yields the protein MKNTLKLTAVAAMSAFVLVGCAQNTSKGDAQLQQQAVLGINWMQESGEYNALAYQAFNTAKVAFDQAKVKKGKKKAVVVDLDETMIDNSAYAGWQVKNNKPFDGKDWTRWVDARESGAIAGAVEFNNYVNAHKGKMFYVSNRKDKNEKAGTIDDMKRLGFTGVDESSLYLKKDKSAKSARFAEIESQGYEIVLYVGDNLDDFGDETHGKLNVERRDFVAKNQAKFGKSYIVLPNPNYGGWEGGLAKDYFKGDSQSKVKTRLDAIKAWSGK from the coding sequence ATGAAAAATACACTAAAACTGACTGCAGTTGCTGCAATGTCAGCCTTTGTATTAGTGGGTTGTGCACAAAATACGTCAAAAGGAGACGCGCAATTACAGCAACAAGCTGTATTGGGAATTAACTGGATGCAAGAATCCGGTGAATATAATGCGTTGGCTTATCAAGCATTTAACACCGCTAAAGTTGCCTTTGATCAGGCAAAAGTGAAAAAAGGCAAGAAAAAAGCCGTTGTCGTGGATTTAGATGAAACCATGATTGATAACAGCGCATACGCCGGTTGGCAAGTTAAAAATAACAAACCGTTTGATGGCAAAGATTGGACACGCTGGGTTGATGCCAGAGAATCTGGTGCTATTGCCGGTGCGGTGGAATTTAACAATTACGTGAATGCACACAAAGGCAAAATGTTCTATGTGTCTAATCGCAAAGACAAAAATGAAAAAGCCGGCACTATTGACGACATGAAACGTTTGGGCTTTACCGGTGTTGATGAATCTTCTCTTTACCTCAAAAAAGATAAGTCTGCTAAATCTGCCCGTTTTGCTGAAATTGAAAGTCAAGGTTATGAAATTGTACTGTATGTCGGTGATAACTTAGACGACTTCGGTGACGAAACACATGGTAAACTAAATGTAGAACGTCGTGATTTTGTGGCGAAAAACCAAGCGAAATTTGGTAAAAGCTACATTGTGCTTCCTAACCCGAACTACGGTGGTTGGGAAGGTGGTTTAGCCAAAGATTATTTCAAAGGTGATTCCCAAAGCAAAGTGAAAACCCGTTTAGACGCGATTAAAGCGTGGAGCGGTAAATAA
- the epmB gene encoding EF-P beta-lysylation protein EpmB has protein sequence MAILHQNIPIREEQSWLTHLANGVSDPKILLQHLELPLESFKQDIEARKLFAMRVPLPFVEKMEKGNPKDPLFLQVMSSADEFLQAEGFSKDPLEEQKDKNVVPNILHKYHNRLLFMVKGGCAVNCRYCFRRHFPYEDNKGTKQNWQKALQYIAERPEIEEVIFSGGDPLMAKDHELEWLIKHLENIPHLKRLRIHSRLPVVIPQRITDEFCRLLTQTRLQKILVTHVNHANEIDADFAHAMAKLKDCGVVLLNQSVLLKNVNDDALILKTLSDCLFSVGILPYYLHLLDKVEGATHFYLNDAQALKIYKELQRISSGYLVPKLAREIGGEPNKTLYSS, from the coding sequence GTGGCTATTCTACATCAAAACATCCCGATTAGAGAAGAACAAAGTTGGTTAACCCATTTGGCAAATGGCGTTTCTGACCCGAAAATCTTATTGCAACACCTCGAACTCCCTCTCGAATCCTTCAAACAAGACATTGAAGCGCGCAAATTATTTGCCATGCGCGTGCCGCTGCCTTTTGTAGAAAAAATGGAAAAGGGCAATCCAAAGGATCCGTTGTTTTTACAAGTCATGTCTTCTGCGGATGAGTTTTTACAAGCCGAAGGATTTAGCAAAGATCCGTTGGAAGAACAAAAAGATAAAAACGTCGTCCCCAACATTTTGCACAAATACCATAATCGCTTGTTATTTATGGTAAAAGGCGGTTGTGCGGTAAATTGTCGCTATTGTTTCCGCCGTCATTTTCCTTATGAAGACAACAAAGGCACCAAGCAAAATTGGCAAAAAGCGTTGCAATATATTGCAGAACGTCCTGAAATTGAGGAAGTGATTTTTTCCGGTGGCGATCCGTTGATGGCAAAAGATCATGAGCTCGAGTGGCTGATAAAACACTTAGAAAACATACCGCACTTAAAGCGTCTGCGTATTCATTCCCGTTTACCGGTCGTCATTCCGCAACGGATAACCGATGAATTTTGTCGCCTTTTAACGCAAACCCGGTTGCAAAAAATTTTAGTCACCCACGTCAATCATGCCAATGAAATTGATGCAGACTTTGCCCATGCCATGGCGAAATTAAAAGATTGCGGCGTCGTTTTATTAAACCAATCGGTTTTACTCAAAAATGTGAATGATGACGCGCTAATTCTAAAAACATTGAGTGACTGCTTATTTTCAGTGGGCATTTTGCCTTATTATTTGCATTTGTTAGATAAAGTGGAAGGCGCAACGCATTTTTATCTTAATGACGCCCAAGCACTGAAAATTTATAAAGAGCTACAACGCATTAGCTCCGGCTATTTGGTGCCGAAACTTGCCCGTGAAATCGGTGGAGAACCGAATAAAACTTTATATTCGTCTTGA
- the efp gene encoding elongation factor P, translated as MATYTTSDFKPGLKFMQDGEPCVIVENEFVKPGKGQAFTRTRIRKLISGKVLDVNFKSGTSVEAADVMDLNLTYSYKDDAFWYFMHPETFEQYSADAKAVGDAEKWLLDQADCIVTLWNGAPITVTPPNFVELEIVDTDPGLKGDTAGTGGKPATLSTGAVVKVPLFVQIGEVIRVDTRSGEYVSRVK; from the coding sequence ATGGCTACATATACTACCAGTGATTTCAAACCAGGTCTAAAATTTATGCAAGACGGCGAGCCTTGCGTGATCGTTGAAAATGAGTTCGTTAAACCCGGCAAAGGTCAAGCATTCACCCGCACCCGTATTCGTAAATTAATTTCCGGCAAAGTATTGGACGTAAACTTCAAATCCGGTACTTCTGTTGAAGCCGCTGATGTTATGGATCTTAACTTAACTTATTCATACAAAGACGATGCCTTCTGGTATTTCATGCACCCGGAAACATTTGAACAATATTCTGCGGATGCGAAAGCCGTAGGCGATGCAGAAAAATGGTTGTTAGACCAAGCCGATTGTATCGTGACATTATGGAATGGTGCACCAATTACGGTAACACCACCAAACTTCGTTGAATTAGAAATCGTTGACACCGACCCGGGTCTTAAAGGCGACACCGCAGGTACCGGCGGTAAACCGGCAACCTTAAGCACCGGTGCTGTGGTGAAAGTACCATTATTCGTACAAATCGGTGAAGTAATTCGCGTTGATACCCGTTCCGGCGAATACGTTTCTCGCGTGAAATAA
- a CDS encoding DUF1190 domain-containing protein, producing the protein MKKKNQILVTLSVVALLGGCSEDEVQRDVYNSLDDCIADWIRPELCEQDKSQSANTNPVAHNNGSVASSENNTVAGDNNATSTTTASGDEGPSIGSAIAGAAAGYMIAKAMSGFLGPSYNPNNRAVSTPTGQIIRPQGNHSVGKPVLVKGGAGSANSKPVSRGGFSSSNTSKSGGG; encoded by the coding sequence ATGAAAAAGAAAAATCAAATTTTAGTGACATTATCCGTGGTCGCGCTGTTGGGCGGCTGCTCGGAAGATGAAGTGCAGCGGGATGTGTACAACAGTCTAGACGATTGCATTGCGGACTGGATTAGACCGGAATTATGCGAACAGGATAAATCTCAAAGCGCAAACACGAACCCTGTGGCACATAACAATGGCAGTGTGGCGAGTAGCGAAAATAATACGGTTGCCGGCGACAATAATGCCACGTCAACTACCACAGCCAGCGGCGATGAAGGCCCTTCTATCGGCAGCGCCATTGCCGGGGCAGCAGCAGGTTATATGATCGCCAAAGCCATGAGTGGTTTTCTAGGCCCGAGTTACAATCCCAATAATCGCGCCGTTTCGACACCAACCGGGCAAATTATTCGACCACAAGGCAACCATTCTGTGGGCAAGCCGGTGTTAGTTAAGGGTGGCGCCGGTAGCGCAAACAGTAAACCTGTTTCACGCGGTGGGTTTAGTAGCAGTAACACTAGTAAAAGTGGCGGTGGTTAA
- the dauA gene encoding C4-dicarboxylic acid transporter DauA → MLKKWFLTKNAFLSVKPFSALKDSFRNGYTSRHLTKDIIAGLTVGIIAIPLSMALAIASGVPPQHGLYTAIVAGIIIALTGGSRFNISGPTAAFVVILFPVTQQFGLSGLLMATLLSGIILVLMALFRLGRLIEYIPLPVTLGFTSGIGIVIATLQIKDFLGLSIEQMPSHYLEKVQVILTALPSINWADAGVGIITLIILTQWHKLRLPIPGHLPAVIVATLLSLLLTHFGYAVATIGTQFQYTLSDGTTGYGIPSVLPEFSLPWNIPDPQGNLINWNLDTIQRLLPAAFSMAVLGAIESLLCAVILDNMTDTKHHSNNELLAQGLGNIASPFFGGITATAAIARSAVNVKSGGVSPISSVVHALLVLFALLFFAPALSYLPLSSMAALLLVVAWHMADLPQIIQLIRRSGRNEIAVLLVCLLLTVLFDMVIAISVGVLLASLLFIRTIAEMTKSINIAVPEDLDDVLIYRISGPLFFAAADNLFADLHDKTVHTDHEIKHIVLQCDAVTVLDAGGIHALTRFVQHMLPHQQLYMCNMQFQPLRTIVKSGSLPEIKKITFTADLTEALNKIREFEGIEVK, encoded by the coding sequence ATGTTAAAAAAATGGTTTCTTACTAAAAATGCCTTTCTGTCAGTTAAACCTTTCAGCGCATTAAAAGACAGTTTCAGAAACGGCTATACTTCCCGTCATTTGACCAAAGATATTATTGCCGGGTTAACCGTTGGCATTATCGCCATTCCGCTTTCCATGGCGCTTGCCATTGCTAGTGGCGTACCACCGCAGCACGGGTTATACACCGCCATTGTTGCGGGGATTATCATCGCGTTAACGGGAGGTTCACGCTTTAATATTTCCGGCCCAACAGCCGCCTTTGTGGTGATTTTATTCCCTGTTACTCAGCAATTCGGTTTAAGCGGTCTGCTGATGGCTACATTGCTTTCCGGTATTATTTTGGTGCTGATGGCGCTGTTCCGTTTAGGGCGACTTATTGAATATATTCCGCTCCCGGTCACGCTCGGCTTTACATCGGGTATCGGCATCGTGATTGCTACCTTACAAATTAAAGATTTCCTTGGCTTGAGTATTGAACAGATGCCGTCTCATTATCTTGAAAAAGTGCAAGTTATTTTGACCGCACTTCCAAGTATCAACTGGGCTGATGCCGGTGTGGGTATCATTACCCTCATTATCTTAACCCAATGGCATAAATTACGTCTGCCCATTCCCGGTCATTTGCCTGCAGTGATTGTCGCAACATTATTATCCTTATTGCTGACCCACTTCGGCTATGCTGTCGCAACCATTGGCACCCAATTCCAGTACACGCTTTCTGACGGTACGACCGGCTACGGTATTCCCAGTGTCTTGCCTGAATTTTCCTTGCCATGGAACATTCCTGATCCGCAAGGAAACTTAATTAACTGGAATCTTGACACTATTCAACGTCTATTGCCGGCGGCATTTTCTATGGCAGTTTTGGGCGCGATCGAATCGTTATTGTGCGCCGTCATTTTAGACAATATGACCGACACCAAGCACCATTCCAATAACGAATTATTAGCGCAAGGTCTTGGCAACATCGCCTCTCCATTTTTCGGTGGAATCACGGCCACCGCCGCCATCGCACGTTCTGCGGTAAATGTTAAATCCGGTGGTGTATCACCGATTTCAAGTGTCGTGCACGCTTTATTAGTGTTATTTGCCTTATTGTTTTTTGCGCCTGCACTGTCTTATTTACCACTATCTTCGATGGCGGCGCTCTTGTTGGTTGTGGCTTGGCATATGGCGGATTTACCGCAAATTATTCAGCTTATCCGTCGTTCCGGACGTAACGAAATTGCCGTATTGCTGGTTTGCTTACTTCTCACGGTGTTATTCGATATGGTCATCGCCATTTCCGTGGGCGTGTTATTGGCAAGTCTGCTGTTTATCCGCACCATCGCCGAAATGACCAAATCCATCAACATCGCGGTGCCGGAAGATTTAGATGATGTATTAATTTATCGTATTAGCGGACCACTCTTTTTCGCTGCGGCGGATAACCTCTTCGCCGACTTGCATGACAAAACCGTTCACACCGATCACGAAATCAAACACATTGTTTTACAATGCGATGCGGTGACCGTACTGGATGCTGGGGGAATTCATGCACTCACCCGTTTCGTGCAACATATGTTGCCTCATCAACAGCTTTATATGTGTAATATGCAGTTCCAGCCACTACGCACGATTGTTAAATCCGGTTCATTGCCTGAAATCAAAAAAATTACGTTCACAGCTGATTTAACCGAAGCATTGAATAAAATTCGAGAATTTGAGGGAATTGAGGTGAAATAA
- a CDS encoding monovalent cation:proton antiporter-2 (CPA2) family protein: MTELSNPELVKTVVLLATSVTIVPLFKRIGLGSVLGYLVAGCLIGPSGFGLFQDPSNIVHMAELGVVMFLFIIGLEMHPERLWAMRKAIFGRGLLQVAVSGVLLTLIGINLLNLSFPVAFIAAMGFTLSSTAIVMQVLEERGISSTPKGQRVVSTLLFEDLSIVPLLAFVAFLSPESNNSAHSTNWAGIGVALAAVLGLVAAGKWLMNPIFRMISKAHIREMMTAAALLVVLGAALAMEISGLSMAMGAFVAGVMLSESAFRHQLEADIEPFRGLLLGLFFMGVGMSLDFALVWHNALWLLGIVFLYILGKAISVYSVARLTLLNHNEAIGRMAIMAHGGEFAFVLFSAATTAGVLSADLNATFTAAVIISMLFSPLIVLLLRRLSKPNTPVNTNNDQVDSIDLIESVENNVVVLGFGRFSQIVCQTLLARGIQVTVIDANIDRIRSAAKFGFKVYYGDGSRLDVLRASGLEKASCLILGISDTHSIELIVEQIKQEYPLLPVLARTYDRQSAVNLMKLNIDFQIRETFESALLLGREALMRLGVAQVEADEVVTAIRQLDQERLNEEVLHGFSAELVKKYWTPKPFVRPTQHAEALNEGAADILSQKEETGSEELNGGK; encoded by the coding sequence ATGACTGAATTATCCAATCCTGAGCTCGTCAAAACGGTCGTTTTATTAGCCACCAGTGTCACCATCGTACCGCTTTTTAAACGTATTGGATTGGGAAGCGTACTCGGTTATTTAGTCGCCGGCTGTTTAATCGGGCCATCCGGTTTTGGTTTGTTTCAAGATCCTTCCAATATTGTTCACATGGCCGAGCTAGGCGTGGTAATGTTCCTATTTATCATCGGTTTAGAAATGCACCCTGAACGCTTGTGGGCAATGCGTAAAGCGATTTTTGGACGAGGGTTGCTGCAAGTCGCTGTTTCCGGTGTATTGTTAACATTAATCGGAATTAACCTGTTAAACCTGAGTTTTCCTGTTGCCTTTATTGCGGCAATGGGTTTTACACTTTCTTCTACCGCAATCGTCATGCAAGTTTTAGAAGAACGGGGGATTAGTTCCACGCCCAAAGGTCAACGCGTGGTTTCTACGTTATTATTTGAAGATCTTTCCATCGTTCCTCTCTTGGCATTTGTCGCCTTTCTTTCACCAGAAAGTAATAATTCCGCCCATTCTACCAACTGGGCCGGCATTGGCGTCGCGTTGGCTGCCGTATTGGGTTTAGTCGCTGCCGGTAAATGGCTGATGAATCCGATTTTCCGAATGATTTCTAAAGCGCATATTCGAGAAATGATGACTGCCGCAGCATTATTAGTGGTGCTTGGTGCGGCATTAGCTATGGAAATTAGCGGATTATCCATGGCGATGGGCGCATTTGTCGCCGGTGTGATGTTATCGGAATCCGCTTTCCGACATCAATTAGAAGCGGACATTGAACCATTCCGTGGATTATTACTGGGCTTATTTTTCATGGGCGTCGGGATGTCATTAGATTTCGCTTTAGTTTGGCATAATGCATTATGGTTGCTTGGCATTGTTTTTCTTTATATTTTAGGTAAGGCAATCAGTGTGTATAGTGTGGCTCGCCTCACGTTATTAAATCATAACGAAGCCATTGGCCGCATGGCGATCATGGCGCATGGTGGGGAATTTGCCTTCGTTTTATTTTCCGCAGCCACCACTGCCGGCGTGTTATCTGCCGACTTAAATGCCACCTTTACGGCAGCCGTGATCATTTCTATGCTGTTCTCACCGCTAATTGTGTTATTGCTCCGCCGATTATCAAAACCGAATACGCCGGTGAATACCAATAACGATCAGGTAGATAGCATCGATTTAATTGAAAGTGTCGAAAATAACGTTGTGGTGTTGGGATTCGGGCGTTTTAGTCAAATTGTGTGCCAAACATTATTGGCAAGAGGCATTCAAGTAACGGTGATTGACGCGAATATTGATCGTATTCGCTCTGCCGCAAAATTTGGTTTTAAAGTGTACTATGGTGATGGTTCCCGCTTAGATGTTTTGCGTGCCAGTGGCCTAGAAAAAGCCTCTTGTTTAATCTTGGGGATTAGTGATACCCATAGTATCGAATTGATTGTCGAGCAGATTAAGCAAGAATATCCGTTATTGCCGGTGCTGGCGAGAACTTACGATCGGCAAAGTGCGGTCAATTTAATGAAACTTAATATTGATTTTCAAATTCGTGAGACTTTTGAATCTGCCTTACTTTTAGGACGTGAAGCGCTAATGCGTTTAGGGGTTGCGCAAGTTGAAGCAGATGAAGTGGTGACAGCCATTCGTCAATTAGACCAAGAGCGTTTAAATGAGGAAGTATTACATGGCTTCTCAGCGGAATTGGTTAAAAAATATTGGACGCCAAAACCGTTTGTTCGTCCGACACAACACGCGGAAGCGTTAAATGAAGGGGCAGCCGATATTCTTTCTCAAAAGGAAGAAACCGGTTCAGAAGAACTCAACGGCGGAAAATAA
- the mltF gene encoding membrane-bound lytic murein transglycosylase MltF translates to MKGLFLRIVAGLCLLLWAIDMVFPWQHIMHSEENPYQAIQERGKLVVGTINHPISYFINGEGESGLEYELSKAFASYLNVELEMRSMESTDTLFDALDEHKIDIAAANLFYQTDKAEHFQLGPSYYSASWQLAYRKGENRPRSLAQINDTLVIPESSELVQILKDAQLKHPKLRWRVDKKLTQEELLLQVAEGKIAYTLANSLDISATQQIKPQIAVAFDLTDEMSVHWYLSNNSSNELQSALLDFMNTAIDSGLIANIEEKYFNHFRQFDYVDTKSYLNSIEAILPKFEPLFTKHKGNLDWRLLAAIAYQESHWNPDATSPTGVRGMMMLTKDTAERMKITDRTDPEQSIKAGSEYLHWLIEQIPDSINNDDRIWFALAAYNMGLGHLLDARRLTKSLGGNADNWLDVKKNLPLLAEKRYYTNLKYGYARGYEAVQYVENIRRYMNSIMNYYRVQQNQSDKNEDVNNNSSTDSPAEENDHEQEKTLKTE, encoded by the coding sequence TTGAAAGGTTTATTTTTACGTATTGTTGCAGGCTTATGCTTATTACTTTGGGCGATTGATATGGTATTTCCGTGGCAACATATCATGCACTCAGAAGAAAACCCTTATCAAGCAATTCAAGAACGCGGCAAATTAGTGGTTGGTACGATTAATCACCCCATCTCTTATTTTATTAATGGAGAGGGGGAATCCGGCTTGGAATATGAATTAAGCAAAGCCTTTGCTAGCTATTTAAACGTAGAACTTGAAATGCGGTCAATGGAGAGTACTGACACGCTGTTTGATGCGTTAGATGAACATAAAATTGATATTGCCGCGGCGAATCTTTTCTATCAAACAGATAAGGCGGAGCATTTCCAGCTAGGCCCTTCTTATTATTCCGCCTCTTGGCAACTGGCGTATCGCAAAGGCGAAAATCGACCTCGTTCTTTGGCGCAAATTAATGACACATTGGTGATTCCTGAAAGCTCCGAATTAGTGCAAATTTTAAAAGATGCCCAACTTAAGCATCCGAAACTCCGTTGGCGGGTAGATAAAAAACTCACACAGGAAGAATTATTATTACAAGTGGCAGAAGGTAAAATTGCGTACACCCTTGCCAATTCTTTGGATATTTCTGCGACCCAACAAATCAAACCGCAAATTGCGGTGGCATTTGATTTAACAGATGAAATGAGCGTACATTGGTATTTATCCAATAATTCGTCTAACGAATTGCAATCAGCCTTGCTGGATTTCATGAATACCGCGATTGATTCAGGATTAATTGCCAATATTGAAGAGAAATATTTTAATCATTTTCGCCAGTTTGATTACGTGGATACCAAATCCTATTTGAATTCTATTGAAGCGATTCTTCCGAAATTTGAACCGCTCTTTACGAAACATAAAGGCAATTTAGATTGGCGTTTATTGGCCGCTATCGCCTATCAAGAATCTCACTGGAACCCTGATGCCACGTCACCCACAGGCGTACGTGGTATGATGATGCTGACCAAAGATACTGCCGAACGCATGAAAATCACTGATCGTACCGATCCCGAACAAAGCATCAAAGCCGGTTCTGAATATTTACATTGGTTGATTGAACAGATCCCCGACAGTATCAACAATGACGATCGTATTTGGTTTGCTTTAGCGGCTTATAATATGGGTCTAGGGCATTTATTGGATGCACGCCGCTTAACCAAAAGTTTAGGAGGGAATGCAGACAATTGGCTGGATGTGAAAAAGAACTTACCGCTATTGGCGGAAAAGCGTTACTATACCAACCTAAAATATGGCTATGCTCGAGGTTATGAAGCCGTTCAATATGTCGAAAATATTCGTCGCTATATGAATAGCATTATGAATTATTACCGTGTGCAACAAAATCAAAGTGATAAAAACGAAGACGTAAATAACAATTCAAGCACCGATTCACCTGCAGAGGAAAATGATCATGAACAAGAGAAAACACTTAAAACTGAGTAA
- a CDS encoding glutathionylspermidine synthase family protein, whose amino-acid sequence MKRITGIPTRPDMEQQLLEVGFDYYNLPSTDGSHYWSDNVAYEFSLAEIDKIEDATNELHAMCMDFVADEVKQGDYEHYRFTDLQKNLIEQSWRENAPHLYGRFDFGYDGDNLKMFEYNADTPTSLLEAAVVQWQWLEQVEGLPNRDQFNWIHEELITRFSVLQQQSGKTDFHFAAMADAGREDWGNLDYLADVAYNAGWHIHRLTIEDIGYDSDTQQFVDLNNQPIEALFKLYPLEWMTTTEYAPHMLNSATQFFEPAWKLLLSNKALLGKLWQKHPNHPYLLPTYFNRHDITDRNAIWVKKPLLGREGANVFYYEKSNGLEFAAKGSEHSNFYANAGYIYQQKFELPNFDGMYPVIGSWVVGDVACGMGLREDFTAVTGNDSHFIPHYFIE is encoded by the coding sequence ATGAAACGTATCACCGGTATTCCAACCCGTCCCGACATGGAGCAACAGCTTCTTGAGGTGGGATTTGATTATTATAATCTGCCTTCTACTGATGGCTCGCATTATTGGTCGGACAATGTTGCCTACGAATTTTCATTGGCAGAAATCGACAAAATCGAAGATGCCACTAACGAATTGCATGCCATGTGTATGGATTTTGTCGCCGATGAAGTAAAACAAGGCGATTACGAGCATTATCGCTTTACCGATTTACAAAAAAATCTAATCGAACAATCTTGGCGTGAAAACGCACCGCACTTATATGGCCGTTTTGATTTTGGCTATGACGGTGACAATCTTAAAATGTTTGAATATAACGCCGATACGCCTACCTCTTTGCTGGAAGCCGCAGTGGTGCAATGGCAGTGGTTGGAGCAAGTGGAAGGTTTACCGAATCGCGATCAATTCAACTGGATTCATGAAGAATTGATTACCCGTTTTTCCGTGTTGCAACAGCAAAGCGGCAAAACCGATTTCCATTTTGCGGCGATGGCGGATGCCGGACGGGAAGATTGGGGCAATTTGGATTATCTTGCCGATGTAGCCTATAACGCCGGTTGGCATATTCACCGCTTGACCATTGAAGACATCGGCTACGATAGCGATACGCAACAATTTGTCGATCTCAATAACCAACCCATTGAAGCGCTGTTCAAATTGTATCCGTTAGAATGGATGACGACCACAGAATACGCACCGCACATGTTAAACAGTGCAACGCAATTTTTTGAACCGGCATGGAAATTGTTACTGAGCAATAAAGCGCTGCTTGGAAAACTGTGGCAAAAACACCCGAACCATCCGTATTTATTGCCAACCTATTTCAATCGACACGACATTACGGATCGCAATGCTATTTGGGTGAAAAAGCCGTTATTAGGCCGCGAAGGTGCCAACGTGTTTTATTATGAAAAAAGCAACGGCTTGGAGTTTGCCGCCAAAGGCAGTGAACATTCAAATTTCTATGCTAATGCCGGTTATATTTATCAACAGAAATTTGAGTTACCAAATTTTGATGGGATGTATCCGGTCATCGGTTCTTGGGTGGTGGGCGATGTGGCATGCGGCATGGGCTTGCGGGAAGATTTCACCGCCGTCACCGGTAATGACAGCCATTTTATCCCCCATTATTTCATAGAATAA
- a CDS encoding bifunctional 4-hydroxy-2-oxoglutarate aldolase/2-dehydro-3-deoxy-phosphogluconate aldolase, whose amino-acid sequence MLNLATITTQLQQLKVVPVIALDHAEAIFPLADILAQNGLPVAEITFRSPAAGEAIRLLRQQRPDFLIAAGTVLTADQVFQAKNAGADFVVTPGFNPKIVQLCQDLGLPIIPGVNNPMAIEATLELGIDTVKFFPAEASGGVKMIKALLGPYAQLKIMPTGGIGLQNIQDYLAIPNVVACGGSWFVEKTLINAKNWSEINRLTQEVVTLIK is encoded by the coding sequence ATGCTAAATCTCGCGACAATCACCACTCAACTTCAGCAACTTAAAGTCGTTCCGGTTATCGCATTGGATCATGCTGAAGCTATTTTTCCGTTGGCAGATATTCTGGCGCAAAATGGCTTACCGGTGGCAGAAATTACGTTTCGTTCTCCGGCGGCTGGAGAGGCAATTCGCTTGTTGCGCCAACAGCGACCTGATTTTCTGATTGCAGCGGGGACGGTTTTAACCGCCGACCAAGTTTTTCAAGCGAAAAATGCCGGTGCGGATTTTGTCGTGACGCCGGGGTTTAACCCTAAAATTGTGCAATTATGCCAAGATCTGGGTTTACCGATTATACCGGGCGTGAATAATCCGATGGCGATTGAAGCAACCTTAGAATTAGGCATTGATACAGTGAAATTCTTTCCGGCGGAAGCCTCCGGTGGCGTAAAAATGATTAAAGCGCTATTAGGTCCTTACGCGCAATTGAAAATCATGCCAACGGGTGGGATTGGGTTGCAAAATATTCAAGATTATTTGGCCATTCCAAATGTGGTGGCCTGTGGTGGATCTTGGTTTGTTGAAAAAACACTAATTAACGCGAAAAATTGGTCAGAAATCAATCGATTAACCCAAGAGGTCGTTACGCTGATAAAATAA